A DNA window from Etheostoma spectabile isolate EspeVRDwgs_2016 chromosome 22, UIUC_Espe_1.0, whole genome shotgun sequence contains the following coding sequences:
- the rbm33a gene encoding RNA-binding protein 33 isoform X6 — protein sequence MSANAQDYDFDEYDKPGAERLRRRRGEDDDLESDLEEGLLEEDWLSGKKNPSEVSDEELNDDLLQSDEEDVNISGQDVSLNATYSMGTSYDQQGNMQEADYTGDVVNLGEDGDLDEEGYQQEGEEEYTQEYSQDSNAEMPEDQMDYTGELAEGDDGYQDEVLDIQINEPIDNEFQDSEYQTYDDDDDDDHPGKHGVQQEEVPEEQREVGGEEKQEEEEEDPADGSQVFDTAEVENKGVPEEETKEESDEEDEEDEESGRIRFKSERKEGFVVRLADAGSNRRIIPETLELSEKAKHDLMAFEEQERQKKQNRYGGRGMRGGMRGGRGRGGFPPFGMVDFRGGNRGRMIGQRLPLMGNMGMQQPSLRMTLPHEQQLHSHQHHPSHPRGPPPFQDHGRPLAQQPLQPLIPPHMAHRSPPLRPQMEPPPRMMSSPPPNFPQHHQQQPPQPKNIHINPHFRGPTASSVQVPLMPPAQSQPRPAVGPQRFPGPGDFQQHMSGNFGQPQRPPHHMEPFRNQPPQGPQDREPLFMGERTESTRFPGQHMFEHQGPGPLMNSPHNIHHQQHQQQQHQQLPGQGHMGFGPPGPPFNQSGQGPLGLFPREPPRPNLPPHQGHQGMVGLNQQGGPPNQPRPFMDPRQPFGQQGNLFPPPQVQFGMQVRLRGLMHGPPVSQLQHHNLLPSHQPMQQQHHRQELPHQQQHLNVNEPRPMMHHGQNLFHQQHAHGSPRQMTPRPQNSQQRNMSNRQRMNTPVSKQMQQRNSNLRELPVAPGNTNMNSARPAANVRAVAKATQGVRPGQNTQLVPGGGRGRGQVAAKIESQPGGAGRTVVRKEIPSTLSSTAPQDPDEDEETRQYRLKIEEQKRLREEILKRKEMRRQMQAGVRKKELLDRLNAQTPSQVPAPLQTHPSQQNQQIPHPVQQPQQQQILQPQQQRQLPQRTQSLNQSFKNSNQATPIPPNSTPQTPTPRPNVKTRLQMVKGSAQQQQTPGPIPDQQWKPPQQNQQQLQQQRRNSAVQNINMPGVQIKANQVPQKIIPVIPSVGTGQAQAATQGPIPGTKRTVMQRAKNSGLEDQQVPTKVRVVKLSGASGKGPVAAGGPLQQQGTWSATPLNQAVQRKVTMTAQQQQGPGGTPQAGRGVMGNQQQNRLKKHTTHS from the exons ATGTCAGCCAACGCTCAGG ATTATGACTTCGATGAATATGACAAACCTGGTGCTGAGCGGTTACGCAGAAGGAGAGGTGAAGATGATGATCTAGAGAG TGATTTGGAAGAGGGCTTGTTGGAGGAGGATTGGCTGTCTGGTAAAAAG aaTCCCTCAGAAGTGTCCGATGAAGAGCTGAATGATGACCTTCTACAAAGTGACGAAGAAGATGTAAATATAAG tgGTCAGGATGTGAGCCTCAATGCCACATACAGCATGGGCACATCCTATGACCAGCAGGGCAACATGCAGGAAGCAGACTACACAGGTGATGTTGTGAACCTGGGTGAAGATGGTGATTTAGACGAGGAGGGTTACCAGCAAGAGGGGGAAGAGGAGTACACGCAGGAATACAGCCAAGACAGCAATGCAGAGATGCCTGAAGACCAAATGGATTACACTGGAGAGCTAGCTGAGGGTGACGATGGCTACCAGGATGAAGTGCTAGACATCCAAATCAATGAGCCCATAGATAATGAATTTCAA GATAGTGAATACCAAAcctatgatgatgatgatgatgatgatcatccGGGTAAACATGGAGTCCAACAGGAGGAGGTCCcagaggagcagagggaggTAGGGGGAGAAGAGaagcaggaagaggaggaggaagacccGGCCGACGGCTCTCAGGTCTTTGACACAGCGGAG GTTGAAAATAAAGGTGTGCCTGAAGAAGAGACGAAGGAGGAATCGGacgaggaggatgaagaagatgaagagtCTGGTCGCATAAGGTTTAAATCTGAGAGAAAGGAAGGGTTTGTTGTGCGGTTGGCTGATGCAGGCAGTAACAGGAGGATTATCCCTGAAACACTAG AACTGTCAGAAAAGGCTAAGCACGATCTGATGGCGTTTGAAGAACAAGAAcggcaaaagaaacaaaaccgATATGGAGGCCGAGGTATGAGAGGAGGAATgcgaggaggcagaggaagaggaggcttcCCACCATTTGGAATGGTAGATTTTAGAGGAGGAAACAGAGGAAGAATGATTGGCCAGAGGCTCCCCCTGATGGGAAACATGGGCATGCAG CAGCCATCTCTCCGAATGACCCTTCCTCATGAGCAGCAACTGCACTCTCACCAGCACCACCCTTCCCATCCAAGAGGACCTCCTCCCTTTCAAGACCATGGGCGCCCACTGGCCCAGCAGCCCCTTCAGCCCCTCATCCCCCCACACATGGCTCACCGCTCCCCGCCGTTGCGGCCTCAGATGGAGCCACCACCACGAATGATGAGCTCCCCACCACCTAATTTCCCCCAACATCACCAACAGCAGCCTCCACAGCCCAAAAACATCCACATTAACCCCCATTTCAGAGGGCCCACAGCATCCTCTGTACAAG TGCCCTTGATGCCTCCTGCTCAGAGCCAGCCCAGACCTGCTGTGGGTCCTCAGAGGTTCCCT GGACCAGGAGACTTCCAGCAGCACATGTCTGGTAATTTTGGTCAGCCCCAGCGGCCCCCTCATCACATGGAACCCTTTAGGAACCAGCCACCTCAAGGCCCCCAAGACAGAGAGCCCCTCTTTATGGGAG AACGCACAGAGTCAACACGGTTTCCAGGGCAGCACATGTTTGAACACCAGGGCCCCGGTCCTCTGATGAACAGCCCCCACAACATCCACcaccagcagcaccagcagcagcagcaccagcagcTGCCCGGCCAGGGTCACATGGGCTTCGGCCCACCCGGACCACCCTTTAACCAGTCAGGCCAGGGTCCGCTAGGACTTTTTCCGAGAGAACCCCCAAGGCCCAACCTCCCTCCACACCAAGGTCATCAGGGGATGGTCGGCTTGAATCAACAAGGTGGCCCCCCCAACCAGCCCAGACCCTTCATGGACCCTCGTCAGCCTTTTGGACAGCAGGGGAACCTTTTCCCCCCTCCACAAGTCCAGTTTGGGATGCAGGTACGACTAAGA GGCTTAATGCATGGGCCTCCTGTCTCCCAGCTTCAGCATCACAACCTCTTGCCATCCCATCAGCCAATGCAGCAACAACATCATAGGCAGGAGTTACCCCATCAGCAGCAACATCTAAATGTCAATGAGCCCCGTCCTATGATGCACCATGGCCAGAATCTCTTCCATCAACAGCATGCTCATGGTAGCCCCAGGCAGATGACCCCCCGCCCTCAGAACTCACAACAGCGCAACATGTCCAACAGGCAGAGGATG AACACACCTGTCTCCAAACAAATGCAGCAGCGCAACAGCAACCTGCGGGAGCTCCCTGTAGCACCTGGCAACACAAACATGAACAGTGCCCGCCCCGCTGCCAACGTTAGGGCTGTTGCAAAGGCAACGCAGGGGGTGCGTCCTGGGCAGAACACTCAGCTGGTGCCTGGTGGTGGCAGAGGAAGAGGTCAAGTTGCTGCCAAGATCGAATCACAGCCTGGGGGAGCAGGCAGGACAGTGGTTCGCAAGGAAATCCCAAGCACACTGTCCAGCACGGCACCACAG GACCCTGATGAGGATGAGGAGACACGGCAGTACCGTCTGAAGATTGAAGAACAGAAGCGTCTGAGAGAGGAGATCCTGAAGAGAAAGGAGATGCGACGGCAGATGCAGGCTGGAGTTAGAAAGAAGGAGCTGCTGGACAGGCTCAATGCCCAGACTCCTAGCCAAGTCCCAGCTCCTTTACAGACTCATCCCtcacaacaaaatcaacaaataccACACCCTGTACAACAGCCGCAGCAGCAACAAATACTACAGCCTCAACAGCAAAGACAGTTGCCTCAGAGAACCCAATCATTAAATCAATCATTTAAGAATTCTAACCAAGCCACCCCCATCCCTCCCAACAGTACTCCTCAGACCCCTACACCACGTCCCAATGTCAAGACACGCCTGCAGATGGTAAAAGGTAGTGCCCAGCAGCAACAGACCCCTGGGCCTATTCCAGACCAGCAATGGAAACCGCCACAACAAAATCAGCAGCAACTGCAACAACAGCGAAGAAACAGTGCTGTGCAGAACATTAACATGCCTGGTGTTCAGATCAAGGCCAATCAGGTCCCCCAAAAGATAATACCTGTAATTCCTTCTGTGGGCACTGGCCAGGCTCAGGCTGCAACTCAAGGACCTATACCTGGGACTAAAAGAACTGTAATGCAGCGGGCCAAGAATTCTGGTCTCGAAGACCAGCAGGTGCCAACAAAAGTCAGAGTTGTCAAACTTTCAGGAGCG AGTGGAAAGGGGCCAGTGGCAGCCGGCGGCCCATTGCAACAACAAGGCACCTGGTCAGCAACCCCGCTCAACCAGGCTGTGCAAAGAAAGGTTACCATGACAGCGCAGCAGCAACAGGGACCAGGCGGAACACCACAGGCTGGCCGAGGGGTTATGGGCAACCAACAGCAAAACAGG cTGAAGAAACATACCACTCACTCTTGA